A single genomic interval of Zunongwangia sp. HGR-M22 harbors:
- the thrS gene encoding threonine--tRNA ligase: MIKVTLPDGSIKEFEKGSTPMDVAQSISSGLARNVISAKYNDSIVETSTPLVSDGTLTLYTWKDKEGKQAFWHSTSHVMAQAIQDLYPDAKLTIGPSIENGFYYDVDFGEHKISENDFTKIENRMLEIARGKHDFNMRAVSKDEALTYYKEVGNTFKVELIENLEDGTITFCDHDTFTDLCRGGHIPNTGIIKAVKLMSVAGAYWRGDENKPQLTRVYGTSFPKQKELKEYLELLEEAKKRDHRKLGKELELFTFSQKVGQGLPLWLPKGAALRERLENFLKKAQRKAGYEMVVSPHIGNKDLYVTSGHYAKYGEDSFQPIKTPHEGEEFLLKPMNCPHHCEIYNSQSWSYRDLPKRFAEFGTVYRYEQSGELHGLTRVRGFTQDDAHIFCTPEQLDEEFKKVIDLTLYVFDSLGFENFTAQVSLRDPENKEKYIGSDDVWEKAETAIINAAKEKGLNYVIETGEAAFYGPKLDFMVKDALGRSWQLGTIQVDYNLPERFDLTYKGSDNNTHRPVMIHRAPFGSMERFIAILLEHTGGNFPLWLMPEQATILSLSEKYENYSQKVLSLLENHEIRGVVDNRNETIGKKIREAEVQKFPYMLIVGEQEAKDGTVSVRKHGEGDIGTMPVEDFAKIVKNEIEKTLKAFEV; this comes from the coding sequence ATGATAAAGGTAACATTGCCGGATGGCAGTATTAAGGAATTCGAAAAAGGCTCTACTCCTATGGATGTAGCCCAAAGTATAAGTAGTGGGCTTGCTAGAAATGTAATTTCAGCTAAATATAATGATAGTATAGTAGAAACGTCTACTCCTTTAGTATCTGATGGCACACTTACCTTATATACCTGGAAAGACAAAGAAGGAAAACAGGCTTTTTGGCATTCTACCTCGCATGTTATGGCACAAGCGATACAAGATCTTTATCCTGATGCCAAATTAACTATTGGCCCGTCTATAGAAAACGGATTTTATTATGATGTGGATTTTGGTGAGCATAAAATTTCTGAAAATGATTTCACTAAGATCGAAAATCGTATGCTGGAAATCGCAAGAGGCAAGCATGATTTTAACATGAGAGCGGTTTCGAAAGATGAAGCTTTAACCTACTACAAAGAGGTAGGAAATACTTTTAAGGTAGAACTTATTGAAAATCTTGAAGATGGCACAATTACCTTTTGCGATCATGACACGTTTACAGATTTATGCCGTGGAGGACATATTCCTAATACCGGAATTATAAAAGCGGTAAAATTAATGAGTGTTGCAGGAGCTTATTGGAGGGGTGATGAAAATAAACCACAATTAACTCGTGTTTATGGAACAAGTTTCCCAAAACAAAAAGAGCTGAAGGAATATCTTGAACTTCTTGAGGAAGCGAAAAAAAGAGATCATCGCAAGCTTGGTAAAGAATTAGAACTTTTCACCTTTTCACAGAAAGTAGGACAAGGGTTACCATTATGGTTACCTAAAGGAGCTGCACTAAGAGAACGTTTAGAGAACTTTCTGAAAAAAGCGCAAAGAAAAGCAGGTTACGAGATGGTTGTTAGCCCTCATATTGGTAACAAAGACTTATACGTAACTTCTGGCCACTATGCGAAATATGGCGAGGACAGTTTTCAACCAATTAAAACCCCACACGAAGGAGAAGAGTTTTTATTGAAACCCATGAATTGCCCCCATCATTGCGAAATTTATAATTCACAATCCTGGAGCTATAGGGATCTACCAAAACGATTTGCTGAATTTGGAACTGTTTATCGTTACGAACAAAGTGGGGAACTACATGGTTTAACACGAGTTAGAGGCTTTACTCAGGATGATGCTCATATTTTCTGTACGCCAGAACAGTTAGATGAAGAATTTAAAAAAGTTATCGATCTTACATTATATGTATTTGACAGTTTAGGTTTTGAAAACTTTACTGCACAGGTATCTTTAAGGGATCCAGAAAATAAGGAAAAATATATAGGTAGTGATGATGTTTGGGAAAAAGCTGAAACTGCCATTATCAATGCAGCTAAAGAAAAAGGCCTAAATTATGTAATAGAAACCGGTGAGGCTGCATTTTATGGACCAAAATTAGACTTTATGGTTAAAGATGCACTTGGCAGAAGCTGGCAACTTGGCACCATCCAAGTAGATTATAATCTACCCGAACGTTTTGACCTGACGTATAAAGGCAGTGACAACAATACACATAGACCTGTGATGATTCACAGAGCTCCTTTTGGTAGTATGGAAAGGTTTATTGCTATTCTCTTAGAACATACAGGAGGTAATTTTCCACTTTGGTTAATGCCAGAACAGGCTACCATACTCTCTCTCAGCGAGAAATATGAAAATTATAGCCAAAAAGTTTTAAGTTTATTAGAAAATCACGAAATTCGCGGCGTAGTAGATAACAGAAATGAAACCATTGGAAAGAAAATAAGGGAGGCCGAAGTGCAAAAATTCCCTTATATGTTGATTGTTGGAGAGCAAGAAGCTAAAGATGGTACAGTTTCTGTACGTAAACACGGTGAAGGCGATATTGGAACGATGCCAGTAGAAGACTTCGCTAAAATTGTAAAAAACGAAATTGAAAAAACGCTCAAAGCGTTTGAAGTATAA
- a CDS encoding NAD(P)H-dependent oxidoreductase, translating into MNNTIENLKWRYATKKFDASKKISKENLEELLEGVQLSASSYGLQPYQIFVVENPEVREKLKAAAWNQTQLTEASQVIVFANHKKLDEAYVDNYIKNVAETRDLKVEDLQGMADMIKNSTLQFSDAEQNEWAQKQAYLALGFLLNTAAHLKIDVCPMEGFSAEEFDNILGLEEKGLHTAVIACVGYRSKEDKTQHAAKVRKSKEDLFKFI; encoded by the coding sequence ATGAATAATACAATTGAAAATTTAAAATGGAGATATGCAACAAAGAAGTTTGATGCATCAAAAAAAATATCAAAAGAAAATTTAGAGGAGCTGCTTGAAGGAGTGCAACTTTCTGCTTCTTCTTACGGATTACAACCTTATCAAATTTTTGTAGTTGAAAATCCAGAGGTTCGAGAAAAATTAAAAGCTGCTGCGTGGAACCAAACACAACTTACCGAAGCTTCACAAGTAATTGTTTTTGCCAATCATAAAAAATTAGATGAAGCTTATGTAGATAACTACATCAAAAATGTAGCCGAAACTAGAGATCTAAAAGTTGAAGACCTTCAGGGAATGGCAGATATGATTAAAAATTCGACGCTTCAATTTTCTGATGCTGAACAAAATGAATGGGCACAAAAACAAGCGTATTTAGCTTTAGGATTTCTATTGAATACTGCAGCGCATTTAAAAATTGATGTATGTCCAATGGAAGGCTTTTCTGCTGAAGAATTCGATAATATTTTGGGATTAGAAGAAAAAGGACTGCATACGGCTGTAATTGCCTGCGTAGGTTATAGAAGCAAAGAAGATAAAACACAACATGCTGCCAAAGTCCGCAAATCAAAAGAAGATTTATTTAAGTTTATATAA
- a CDS encoding YceI family protein, giving the protein MKNNILKGALASVIVIAMMSFTAAIQKVNVKNSTITWNGEKVTGSHHGTIDLKSGYLNVDEDKITGGEFVMDMTSINVTDLEGESKGKLEGHLKSDDFFGIANHPEAKLVITTASKKSDDTYGIVGDLTIKGITNPVAFDMEYDGKSAHADLTIDRTKYEVRYGSGSFFDNLGDKTIYDDFDIAVDLKF; this is encoded by the coding sequence ATGAAAAATAATATCTTAAAAGGAGCTTTAGCTTCTGTTATTGTAATTGCCATGATGTCGTTTACTGCTGCTATTCAAAAAGTAAACGTTAAAAACAGCACCATAACATGGAATGGTGAAAAAGTTACCGGAAGTCATCACGGAACTATCGATTTAAAATCTGGCTATTTAAATGTAGATGAAGATAAAATTACCGGAGGTGAATTTGTAATGGATATGACTTCTATTAATGTAACCGATCTTGAAGGTGAAAGTAAAGGAAAACTAGAAGGTCACTTAAAATCTGATGATTTCTTTGGGATTGCCAACCATCCTGAAGCCAAACTGGTTATTACTACAGCATCAAAAAAATCTGATGACACTTACGGCATCGTAGGTGATCTTACAATTAAAGGAATTACGAATCCCGTAGCTTTTGATATGGAGTATGATGGAAAATCTGCACACGCCGATCTTACTATCGATCGTACAAAATACGAAGTACGTTACGGGTCTGGTAGTTTCTTCGATAATTTAGGCGATAAAACAATTTATGACGATTTTGATATCGCTGTAGATTTAAAATTTTAA
- a CDS encoding rhodanese-like domain-containing protein — protein sequence MKRLFFAVILLFLSLQSCKELEASEIDMISAEEMLERLDEEEFQVLDVRPEEEFADAHILRAKNIILNENNDNSLFFDTLSKDKPVVIYGENKEHTKKAIDILKKDGFSEVYELEGGIQDWILLGGEVH from the coding sequence ATGAAAAGGCTCTTTTTTGCTGTAATCTTGTTATTCCTTTCTTTGCAATCTTGCAAGGAATTGGAAGCTAGCGAGATCGATATGATATCAGCTGAAGAAATGTTAGAGCGTCTTGATGAAGAAGAATTTCAAGTATTGGATGTGCGACCGGAAGAAGAATTCGCTGATGCCCATATATTAAGGGCGAAGAATATCATTCTAAATGAAAATAATGATAATTCTTTATTTTTTGATACGCTATCCAAGGATAAACCAGTAGTTATTTATGGGGAGAATAAAGAGCATACTAAAAAGGCTATTGACATTCTGAAAAAAGATGGTTTTAGTGAAGTATACGAACTCGAAGGCGGTATTCAGGATTGGATACTTTTAGGTGGGGAAGTACATTAA
- a CDS encoding anthranilate synthase component II: MKKVLVIDNYDSFVYNLVHYLEDLDCEVTVRRNDQLDIDFVENFDKILLSPGPGIPSEAGLLKPIIEKYGATKSIFGVCLGQQAIGEVYGGKLGNLESVYHGIATDIDIVVEDEPLFAGLDKKIKVGRYHSWVVLKELPDALEATSFDDKGQIMSLRHREFDVRGVQFHPESVLTPEGKKMIENWVKTDS, encoded by the coding sequence ATGAAAAAAGTATTAGTTATAGATAATTACGATTCGTTTGTGTACAACCTGGTACATTATCTAGAAGATCTGGATTGTGAAGTTACCGTACGTAGAAACGATCAGTTAGATATCGATTTTGTAGAAAATTTCGACAAAATTTTATTATCGCCGGGCCCGGGAATCCCTTCAGAAGCCGGACTATTAAAGCCAATCATAGAAAAATACGGTGCCACAAAAAGTATATTCGGCGTATGCCTCGGCCAACAAGCCATTGGAGAAGTGTACGGCGGAAAATTAGGAAATCTAGAATCGGTTTACCATGGTATTGCTACCGATATAGATATTGTGGTTGAAGACGAACCGCTATTTGCCGGTTTAGATAAAAAAATTAAAGTGGGGCGTTACCACTCGTGGGTGGTTTTAAAAGAATTGCCCGATGCGCTAGAGGCAACTTCTTTTGATGATAAAGGACAAATCATGTCACTACGCCATCGAGAATTTGATGTACGTGGTGTTCAATTTCATCCGGAATCCGTTTTAACCCCAGAAGGTAAAAAAATGATTGAAAATTGGGTAAAAACAGATTCTTAG
- a CDS encoding rhodanese-like domain-containing protein produces the protein MKELSQEEWSKQLSTDNDAIILDVRTEEEVEEGYIPESKNIDIYKGQEFIEEVEKLDKSKNFYVYCRSGKRSAQACAILDQLGYANTYNLQGGFMEWDGETAQD, from the coding sequence ATGAAAGAGCTTTCACAAGAAGAATGGAGTAAACAATTATCCACAGATAACGATGCTATTATTTTGGATGTTCGTACTGAAGAAGAAGTTGAAGAAGGATATATTCCTGAATCTAAGAATATTGATATCTACAAAGGACAGGAATTTATAGAAGAAGTTGAAAAATTAGATAAAAGCAAGAATTTTTATGTTTACTGTCGATCAGGAAAACGTAGTGCCCAAGCTTGTGCTATTCTCGACCAATTAGGCTACGCAAATACTTATAATTTGCAGGGTGGTTTTATGGAATGGGATGGAGAAACCGCTCAAGACTAA
- the infC gene encoding translation initiation factor IF-3, translated as MNQKIRASEVRLVGDNVEMDVYPIEKALAIAEELGLDLVEISPDAKPPVVKAMDYKKFLYEQKKREKAMKAKASKVVVKEIRFGPNTDDHDYEFKKKNAEKFLKDGAKLKAFVFFKGRSIVFKDKGEILLLRLATDLEEYGKVEQMPKLEGKRMTMFMSPSTKKKQ; from the coding sequence ATCAATCAGAAAATTAGAGCTAGTGAAGTTCGATTGGTAGGTGATAATGTGGAAATGGATGTTTACCCAATAGAAAAAGCTTTAGCTATTGCTGAAGAACTTGGACTTGATTTAGTGGAAATTTCTCCAGATGCCAAACCGCCCGTAGTTAAGGCGATGGATTACAAAAAATTCCTTTACGAACAAAAGAAGCGTGAAAAAGCCATGAAGGCTAAAGCAAGTAAAGTTGTCGTTAAGGAAATTCGTTTTGGCCCTAATACAGACGATCACGACTACGAATTTAAAAAGAAAAATGCTGAAAAATTCCTCAAAGACGGGGCTAAACTAAAAGCATTTGTATTTTTTAAAGGTCGTTCTATTGTATTTAAGGATAAAGGAGAAATTCTATTATTGCGTCTTGCGACAGATCTTGAAGAATATGGTAAAGTAGAACAAATGCCAAAACTTGAAGGTAAGCGCATGACCATGTTCATGTCTCCATCCACCAAGAAAAAACAATAA
- the rplT gene encoding 50S ribosomal protein L20, which translates to MPRSVNSVAKRARRKKVLKQAKGYFGRRKNVWTVAKNAVEKAMLYSYRDRKAKKRNFRSLWIMRINAAARQQGMSYSQFMGKVKANEIGLNRKVLADLAMNHPDAFKAIVDKVK; encoded by the coding sequence ATGCCAAGATCAGTAAATTCTGTTGCGAAAAGAGCTAGAAGAAAAAAAGTTCTTAAGCAAGCAAAAGGCTACTTTGGACGTCGTAAAAACGTTTGGACAGTAGCAAAAAATGCAGTTGAAAAAGCAATGCTTTACTCTTATAGAGACCGTAAAGCTAAAAAACGTAATTTCCGTTCATTATGGATTATGCGTATTAACGCTGCAGCTCGTCAACAAGGAATGTCTTATTCGCAATTTATGGGAAAAGTAAAAGCTAATGAAATCGGATTGAACCGTAAGGTTTTAGCAGATTTAGCGATGAACCACCCAGATGCGTTTAAAGCAATTGTTGATAAAGTAAAATAA
- a CDS encoding anthranilate synthase component I family protein encodes MYKLKTNYKKLLADTITPVSVYLKVRDKYPNSLLLESSDYHANKNSFSYICCNPIASIKVQNEEIVEEFPDGTSKTTKITSEVNIPEKIQDFGKLFDTEESDFKFINNGLFGYISYDGVRYFEDIEITKKKGDLQLPDMYYAVYQNIIAINHFNNQAFIFNHSYDGDNKIPEIEQLISVKNFSTYTFYRDGETESNLTDDEFIKQVKFGKKHCFRGDVFQIVLSRRFSQKFKGDEFNVYRALRSINPSPYLFYFDYGNFKIFGSSPEAQLVVDEGQAEIHPIAGTFKRTGNDEKDAEIAKQLSADEKENAEHVMLVDLARNDLSRNGSNVKVETYREIQFFSHVIHLVSKVTGTKNPDTPTMQVVADTFPAGTLSGAPKHSAMKLIEECENVNRDAYGGAIGFMDFHGNFNHAIIIRSFVSKNHQLHYQAGAGVVSESKDENELQEVYNKLGALTKALEIAENIE; translated from the coding sequence ATGTACAAATTAAAAACCAATTACAAAAAACTCCTAGCAGATACCATTACTCCGGTTAGTGTTTATCTAAAAGTAAGAGATAAATATCCAAATAGTTTATTGCTAGAAAGTAGTGATTACCATGCCAATAAAAACAGTTTCTCGTATATCTGTTGCAATCCCATTGCTTCAATAAAAGTTCAAAACGAAGAGATCGTTGAAGAATTTCCAGACGGAACTTCAAAAACAACCAAGATTACTTCAGAAGTTAATATTCCAGAGAAAATTCAGGATTTTGGAAAATTGTTCGATACTGAAGAATCTGACTTTAAATTTATCAATAATGGACTGTTCGGTTATATTTCTTACGACGGTGTTCGCTATTTTGAAGATATAGAAATTACGAAGAAAAAAGGCGATTTACAATTACCCGATATGTATTACGCGGTGTACCAAAACATCATCGCAATTAATCACTTCAACAATCAAGCTTTTATTTTTAACCATTCTTACGATGGCGACAATAAGATTCCGGAGATCGAACAATTAATAAGTGTCAAGAATTTTTCAACCTACACTTTTTATCGTGACGGCGAAACCGAAAGTAATTTAACCGACGACGAGTTTATCAAACAAGTGAAATTCGGTAAAAAACACTGCTTTCGTGGAGATGTTTTTCAGATTGTACTTTCCAGACGATTTTCTCAAAAATTTAAAGGAGACGAATTTAATGTTTACCGCGCTTTACGAAGCATCAACCCTTCTCCTTACCTTTTCTACTTCGACTACGGAAACTTTAAAATCTTCGGAAGTTCACCGGAAGCGCAATTAGTTGTCGACGAAGGCCAGGCCGAAATTCATCCAATCGCCGGAACTTTTAAACGTACCGGAAACGACGAAAAAGATGCCGAAATTGCCAAGCAACTCAGTGCCGACGAAAAAGAAAATGCCGAGCACGTAATGCTAGTCGATCTTGCCCGTAACGACCTTAGCCGAAACGGAAGCAATGTAAAAGTAGAAACCTATCGCGAAATTCAGTTTTTCTCTCATGTAATTCATTTGGTAAGCAAAGTAACCGGAACAAAAAATCCAGATACGCCAACCATGCAGGTCGTTGCCGATACATTCCCGGCCGGAACATTAAGCGGTGCGCCCAAACATAGCGCGATGAAGCTTATTGAAGAATGCGAAAATGTAAACCGCGATGCTTACGGTGGTGCCATCGGTTTTATGGATTTTCACGGCAATTTCAATCATGCCATTATCATCCGTTCATTCGTTAGTAAAAATCACCAATTACACTATCAGGCCGGTGCCGGTGTAGTTTCAGAATCGAAAGACGAAAACGAATTACAAGAAGTATATAACAAACTAGGCGCATTAACTAAAGCATTAGAAATCGCTGAAAACATAGAATAA
- the rpmI gene encoding 50S ribosomal protein L35 encodes MPKMKTKSSAKKRFKLTGSGKIKRKHAFKSHILTKKSKKRKLKLTHSTLVSDADKDNVKLQLRLK; translated from the coding sequence ATGCCTAAGATGAAAACGAAATCCAGCGCAAAGAAGCGTTTTAAGCTAACAGGTTCTGGAAAGATTAAAAGAAAGCACGCGTTTAAAAGCCATATCTTAACAAAGAAGTCTAAAAAACGTAAGCTTAAATTGACGCACAGTACGTTAGTATCTGATGCCGATAAAGATAATGTTAAACTTCAATTACGTTTAAAGTAA
- a CDS encoding MarR family winged helix-turn-helix transcriptional regulator — protein sequence MKTEELLKTNHLADSKKLVINIMLCADKATSMMNEALKPHEISMQQFNVLRILRGQKGKPANLSTIQDRMVNKMSNTTRLVDKLIKKNLVKRCVCEENRRKVEIIITKDGLALLEILDPLVQKVENNLVNALSEKEVAELNNSLEKIRN from the coding sequence ATGAAAACGGAAGAGCTTTTAAAAACAAATCATTTAGCCGACAGTAAAAAACTGGTTATTAATATTATGCTATGTGCAGATAAAGCTACTAGTATGATGAACGAAGCTCTTAAACCTCACGAAATTTCAATGCAACAATTTAATGTTCTTCGGATTTTACGAGGACAAAAAGGAAAACCGGCAAACCTTAGTACCATTCAAGATCGAATGGTGAACAAAATGAGTAACACTACTCGTCTGGTAGATAAATTGATTAAAAAAAATTTGGTGAAACGCTGTGTTTGCGAAGAAAACAGACGAAAAGTAGAAATTATAATTACTAAAGATGGGCTTGCTCTTTTAGAGATCCTAGATCCTTTAGTACAAAAGGTAGAAAATAATCTTGTGAACGCCTTATCCGAAAAAGAGGTAGCTGAATTAAATAACAGCCTAGAAAAAATTAGAAACTAA